In Miscanthus floridulus cultivar M001 chromosome 8, ASM1932011v1, whole genome shotgun sequence, the sequence TTTTCAATTAAATGATGGCATGCTGTATCAACTAGGCTGTCACATAGAGCAATTAGATCACTGAATATTTTTGACAGTGATGAACTAATGAATCGAGTTAAAAGAAGTTAAGAAGATAAGGTTAGGGGGAGAATTGGAAATAGGCGCCTGGAAATATTTGATATTTTGCTGAGAAAATTGTTATTATAGGGCGCGAAATATTGGTCTTCGTTATTATAGGACTTCAATCGTCGACTTCGCTAAAACGACATTTGAAACGTTGGCACTTTGTTTTACATGATATTTGGTCATTTTAATCACTTTTCTCAtttcaaatacatgtattttgccaAGGGAGGACCGTATTGCCCCTGTGCGTGGGCTGCCTAGCTGCTGCCGCCGTCGCCTGGCCTAGGCAGGCTGGCTGGCTGTTGCTCAGCGCGCGAGAGCACGACGAGCACCCGCGGCGGCCTGCGCGCTAGCGGGGTGGCGCCGAGCGCGCCATGCCGGAGAGCGCGATGAGCACCCGCGGCAGTACGTGCTCGTTGCCGCTCTTCCTCCTTGCCGTGGCCACAAGCTCGTCTCGCTTGACTCCGACGACGATGCTTTCGATGGTGActccgacgaggaggaggtggcggtgtAGCTCGCCGCGAAGCCCCAGCAAGCTATGGCTGAGAGCCTGAGCGCGGCTGAGCCGCAGCCGCCGCGTGCTCCGTGCCCTGCCCTGCTGTTAGCTTAATGACGACATCATGACATCGTGCCTATGTCATATAATTTCTTTTTCctcttaaaatataaaataaaaaatacataaatacCTTTACTCATCCTCGTCACCACGGTCAATGCTCGTCACCACGTTtcgtttcatcttcatcttccgaCGTTTCGTCTAACCGGTGCGTGGGCTGCCTagcggctgccgccgccgccgccgggcaggCTGGCTGGCACGCATGCCGCCGTATATCAcacattattaaaattcacaaaaATACACTAAAAATTCCAAAAAAATTAGAGTAAAATTCTGGGCATATAACACAATATTAAGTACACATGAATTCATCTCACATCATAATATTGTTCTAAACAAGATTCAAGTCATATCAAATAAATCATGAGTTTACATCTCATCACAGCTAAAATAATTCATCCAATGTGTAGCTTTCTCTTCGGAGTCATCTTTTTTTGTGCTGCCGCTGTAGGTATCCTCACAGGACAAGTGTTGTCGGTTTGTGAAGATGCGCCCTCTCCTAATAACATCGCAAGCTTGCTGCACATAAATATGATAGCACAATTAGATGTATGGAAAGAATTAGTATACGATAAATGTGTTAATATTCCTTACCTTCTTGTGATCCTTCCTGGACTATCCCGTAGGATTTTTTCTTTAGTCGGACTCCGTGGGGTACTAGGTTCTGCTGGCACAACTTTTGTAACATTCTTCCTAGATTGCCTACGCTTCCTACAAGtaatcaaataaattaataataacTCAGCAATATTACTAGTTATGTAGTCACACTTAATTTTTGGATTGAAACCACACCTATACCATAATAACTTATGATTGGTCTGTAACCATTTCACTGTTTGTGCTGATTCACTTACCATTTTTGCTATATTGTCATAGAATATGTCCTCTCTGTAAGCCCTTGCCGCAGGATATATCTGGCCAAACCCTCTAAATCTCTTCTTGAAATTTCTGACAAGATGATAAAAGCATTCTCTTTGCTCTGTATTTGGGAATACATTCTTCACTACATTCTCCAAGCCCTTGCAAGCATCAGAACAACAGCAAGCAGTGGAGGATCACCGATTGCCTTCTTAATTATTCCATGAACCAAGTCCAGTTGTCTATGTTTTTAGAAGTTATGAAGCCATAAGCGAGTGGATACATCCAATTGTGACCATCAACTGCTACAGCTGCGGCCAAGTGACCATTCCACCTTTCATTAAGTGTTGTAGTATCTATGCTCAAATGAGGCCTACAACCTTCTAAAAAACCACCAATGCATGGTTTAAGAGCACAGAAAAAacagtgaaaatatatttgaccaTCCACCTCAAGTACCTCAATCTCAACGACACTCTCGGGGCACCGCTTCATTACCTCGGCCTTCCACCTAAATAACAGCTCAAAACTCTCTTCCCATTTGTCATAAACCTCTTCAAGAGCTCTTTGTTTACCCCGCCATACAGTGTCATATGCAATTTGACACTTGTGATCTGTCTCTAACTTCTTTTACAATTCCTTAGCACCAATATTTGGATCAACTCTAAGGATACTCACAGCCTTGCTAGCTACCCACTTGCAACTTGAAGTTGTAGTTATCTGCCTCATGCTGGACACACACTCGTGCTTATCGACTAAGACGGTTACCTGTAAAATAAAAAATCAATGAGATTGATATTAATTTACATAACAAGTAGAATtaatgaaataataaaaaaattattcaCCTCCACAGTGGCTTGGCCTTTTTGTTTAGTGCCATTTATCCTCAAGGTCAAGGGCAATCTTTATCACCGGACTTGCAAAAAGCCCTATATCTCATCTTACATGACTTCTCTACTCCTAAATCGAACTCCTTATTGATGGCAAATTGCCGCACTGCCAGCTTGAACTCCTCCATTATTGGGTACAGTGTTCCTACCTCCATTGATGGGTTGTTCTTATCATATGAAATGACTATCTCACCTGGTACGACATCACTAGTAGGAATGGCAGGACCATCAGTATCTTGCCCAATCTCATTATCATTCCCCTCTTCATCCATTCGGCAATCAAAGCCTTGTGCAGGTATATTTGTTGTGCCCTCCTCTGTCAAGCCTCCAAGCTCATAAATCTACGACTCACTCATAAGTGCAATACGACCTTCATCATCATGTGTCTCCACTATTTGTATCGTATCCCAATCAACTCTTTCCATATTTTCCACATGATCTACTTGGGACCTAAACAAGTGAAATCAACTTTAACTAATATGTACTACTATCATGGtaaaaaaaacaaacagaaagcATACAAGCATATATACCTTTGCACTTCAAGAACAGGAAGGTTGCACTCTACTGCCAGAAGAGGAGCAGTTGGAAGCAGCGATCTCGCTAGGGCTAGAACAGTGGACATGCCTTCTACCGGCTCGTCCAGACCTTTTGCTGGACCTTCTACTTACAAAAATGAGGCATAAATTAATTAGATAGTAGCATCGCGTGCGTATTTTTATTTAGCAGGAGGCAAATGTAGAAGCACCATACGCAGGTGTTTTGAGCAATTGTAGCAAACCATCCTAGAGTAATGCCTCCACATAGCTAACAACTTTTTATTCCAACTTGGAAACAACATTAATATAACCCACCAGATAGAAATATGAAGAAAACAGTGCATGCAAAAATCACTGACTTAATTTGGAGAGCTTGCAACATAAGACATCATCTCTACCTGTGTATCAACTGAATACGCAAAATGATGTCATCAAGAATCTTTTCAGAACATGAATTTATCATTCCATTATAGTTCTAATTTATTATTGTTGGTAATGCTCCACTGTGAGTCGGGATGTTTGCTAAAAGAATAAAGTTCTAACACCTGATTGGCAAAAGGCGACGAGTACTATTACCTTGTATTACAATGAGAAGCTATTTAGATGTAACTGATTTATTAACAAATTAATTGTTCTCCCAAAATCATGGAGGGTTGCAATTGCAGACATGGCTCAATTAGATCAAAGTCAAAACTGTTTACCCGATGCTTACTTTTGTACATGATGTTGGGGGTACCAATGCTCAGTGTGAAAACAAAAACATAACGGAAGACATATACCTGTACACGTGTGGTTAGGAATATCCACCCCAGCTCTGTAATCCAACAGATCCCCAGCAGCTTGTCCTAATGGATCTGTATCTGCAACAAAATGTTTAGGCGATGAGATCAAGGAATCTTTGCACGTGAGACAGAAGAGAGAGAAGGGAACGACTGAATCGCGGAGCCAAGTGCAAACGCACGCAACGGCGGACGGACCGAGGCACAGGCGGCCAGGCCAGGGCCGGCCAATGCGGCCACGCCTGAGGGCAGTGCGGTAAGGGCAGAGGTGGCCGGCGGCCCTTCTGGATCCGGTGGGGGCGAGTTCATCTCCTCCATAGGCGATGCGTCGAGGAGGATTGGGCGGGCGACGGTGGTCAGATGAAACGTCAGAAGATGAAACGAAACGTCGGACTCATGCAAAAGGATACGTAAGGACAGAAGGGTAAAAGAGTCAATTAAGgagcaaaatacatgtattttgattACCAAAGTCAAGAAATACACCAAATGTCATCTAAAACAAAGTGCCAACGTTTCAAGTGTCGTTTTAGCAAAGTCGGCGATTGAAGTCCTATAATAACAAAGCCTACTGTTTCGTATCCTATAATAACAATTTTCTCATATTTTGCTTCCTCAAaatattcctcagactatcattGCTTGCGGAGGCGAAAGCAGCAGTAGCACGGAATCTAGAGCTAGCTCCACTACACGACACTTCGGTGGTCTCTGCCACTACAAAAACAGCTCCTTTCTAGTACTAAAAAAATACTATGGGTGTAATAGGAAATCAGAAGCTTATATTGATTGATTTGCTGCAAATTGCAGGTCGCAGCATAATCAAAGCCGAGAAATGCAATGGCACTATCGCCCTAGCAGGGGGTGTTTGATCCTGctctaaaatttaggaggtatatCGAAGGATGTTGTATgaagtgttcggatactaataaaaaacaaattacataatccgtcagtactctccgagacgattttttaagcctaattaatccgtcagtagcatatgtttactgtagcaaaacattgtcaaatcgctcaaaagattcgtctagcaaattagtcgtaaactatgtaattaatttcgtaattagtctatatttaatactccatgtatgtgtccaaacatccgatgagacagcgactaaaatttaggaggggcccTTACTCTGCAGTTCTTCCAACAGGTGCTTAAATTTTCTTGAAAAAAAAACCTGAACTGTCACCGTCACCAccaatccaccaccaccactactgaATATTTGGTAGCAAACGCGTCAATGATTCAGCTGAAAATTTCTAGCCCTCGtatagatttaaaaaaaaaaaagttgtaaCGATGTGTAgggtttagggggtgtttggttccagggaCTATTTTTTAGTctctgtcacatcggatgtttggacactaatttggagtattaaatatattttaattacaaaactaattacatagatggagactaatttgcgagacgaatctattaagcctaattagtgcatgatttgacaatgtggtgctacagtaaatatactctaatgatggattaattaggcttaatagattcgtctcgtaaattagtctccatctatgtaattagttttataattagaatatatttagtactccaaattagtgtccaaacatccgatgtgacagggactaaaaattaatccctggaaccaaacacccccttagttccATCAGTCCAGGAGGACGTCGCGTTGCCAATCATTTGTGTCCTGCACACTTATCATGTCTTAGCTGTCCTCATGATATCCCTTTTTTAGAACCGGATCATATCTGACAAGCACCGGTTTCTGTGTGCTGTTTAGTCATTTTATTTTATAGTGGTTAGCATGTCATAATCTTCCTTTTTGGCTGATGTTTCATCTGGTGTCGCCAGGCTACCGTACTTTTCCAGTCCTCAAAATGCATCCATCCTGCGATTCCAGACAGCTTATCCTAATCCATGGACATATAGGACActactaggccttgtttagatcacctccaaattccaagttttttcacttagtctccatcacatcaatttttagccgtttgcatggagcattaaatgtaggtaaaaaaaataactaattacacagtttagttcgaaatcacgagataaatcttttgagcttagttggtccacgattggacaatatttatcaaataagacgaaaatgctaCTATTTATTgagttgaaattttttgcaatctaaacatggccctagtTCCGAAAATTTGGACTGCCTGAGCAAAGCTGCAACGTAACGACTGAATTAAATGCTTTGCAGATTAAGCATGGGTCGCTTCTGAATTTTTTTCGCCTTGAAATTCATCTGAGTGCCGTATTCCTTTGACTATTTTCGCATTGTTTTTGCATGTGCCTGTGACTTTGTGCAGATCATTGCCTGGAAAACTGGATATTGAGCTGGTTGGTGTGCAAGTGTGAGTACATCGCGTGATCACCAAATGGCCGAAACTCTATGCGTTGGTTGCCTAGAATAATAGCCAACTATCGCAGGCCAGCTCATGATAATTCCCCAGTGGAATGCAGATGTTGATTGAATGATTGACCTTTGGCCAGCCAGGAAATATACACTGCTCTGGAGATAAAAAAGAGCTCCGTGCTCTTATGCCAGCAGTTCTGTGATCAAGAACGATTTTTTTTTTACCATTTCAATTTTCAAGGTATCTAGGTTAATCTTCTTGAGTCAACATAAGACGAGAATAAAATACACTCTTAAAACCCTGTCGGCACATCCAGGTCTAAAACTTTCTCCCAGAGCAATGCATCATTGGATTGTGGTGTGCAGTATTTGTTGACTGTTTCTTTTgaaatgaaaaacaagttggaccTGTACCAGTACCACCAAAGAAGAGACAGAGAGGGGGAGAGATACTTCCACATGAAATGCCAAAAAACCATGACTCCGGCGACTACAGCAGCAGTACATAACAGGGAAGAAGACCCTCGACGAGACCCAGGCAGTCAAAATGCCCGAGATAGAAGCCATCGCCGACGTCGAATCCCGGCCGGCGATTTGTTTCCGCCTCGCACCTCGCATAGAATCCCCCGCtccgcctcggcctcggcctcgccacTCGCTTTCACACTCCATCACCATGGCTCGATGCCAAAACCGCAATTAAAAACTTCTGTTTGGGCGTATCCGTCAATACACGCACCGGcgtatttaactttttaccattataattGATGTCACCTCTTCAGATAACACTTAAAATTACTCCTACATATTTACCATCGAAAGAGAGCATTTGATATATTTTTGCCATTTCGCTGACGTGGCACGCCAACTCGACCTGACAGCATAGACCGGTCACGGGAAATGGCATTTTTGCCCCCTCATCTATTTCTTCTATCTCTATCCCTTCCTCGCTCGAGCTCCGGCCATGGCCGACGATGGGGTCCATGGCGGCGGCTGACAGGACACAGGGGAAGTTGGGGGCGAGGTAGCCGGGTCCATGATCTGCAGGTCCACGGTCGCGCCCGACGCCGGCGACGAACATGGCGGCCCCGTGCCTCCTCGTGCCCGTGCTCCTCTGCTTCCTCGCCGGTGGAGGACGCGCATCCTCGGCCACAGACAAGCTGCGCCACGTCTCTTCGTGCGCGGTCGCTGCCGGTACCGACGAGCCAACTTCCCCCGTCGGCGACGAACATGGTGGCACATCGCCGGACCTAGGAGCTCGCGCGGCCAGAAGGGGAGGAGCCGGACCTCGCACGCGCCATCGGGGATGGGGGAGCAGCGATCGGAAGGGGAGGAGCTGGACCTCGCGCGGCCGACCATGGGGGAGGCACGCCGGGGATGGGGACGCACGCGGGGTAGAGCCCGCGCCCGCGGCAGAGCCCACGCGCGGCAGATCTTGTGCCCGCGTTCGCCATCGGAGCAGCGCTGCTAGCTAGGGTGGTGCGCAGACCTCGCGCTCGCCAGCTTCATCTGCTGCTGCTCACGtatgggagggaggaggaggcggagctgAGAGGCGCGTAGTCCGAGATGCATCTTTACCGagcgatgaggatgagatggaCGAAGAAGAAATAGATGAGGGATAACAAAGTCATTTCGTATCCTACAGACACGCTGGCTTTTCTACATGTCCTGTCATGtatataaaaatattttaaaGTTATGAATTCTTCTATtttaataataaatatataaaagtaattttaaGAGTGATATCCAACTAGGCGAATCCATTATAAcaataaaaagttaaatatccccacGCATCGAGAGGAGGAAGCCCACTAccgcgtctctctctctctctcctccctggCTCTCGTCTTCCTCTCCTCCCCCACCGAGTCGCCGCCCCCTCGCTTTCACCCAACGCGGAAGCAAGAATTCGTCGTCAAATTCCCACCTTGCGTGTGTTTCTGTGGATTTCCTTTTTCGCCGTTTCCTTGCTCCTATGGGCCTTTGATCCGGGGCTTCGTGGATCTTGGGAAGAGGAGGTGTGGTCGGCGGCCGGCGGCGATCTGGCGGGGAGGATATGGCCGGCGGGAAGGAGCCGATCGAGGTCAGGTTCCGGCTCTTCGACGGCACGGACATCGGGCCCACCAAGTACGATCCCTCCACCACAGTCTCCTCGCTCAAGGAGTTCATCCTCGCTCGGTGGCCGCAAGGTGAGGCAGTGAGGCACTGACGAGACTTATTGATTTGGCAGCGTGCACGCCTGTGCTGTCCCGATCTGCTGACAAGCGACGGACGCTTTTGTAATTTAGGTGCAGGGGTATTCTCCGTGTCATGAGTTTCTTGGATCACGTATTGCTTCTTTTTGCGCTTTGTGCTCATGTTTCGCTAGTCTTCCTGCTACCTCCAGCTATTTTGCTTGTGGCGTATGACTACTTGGCATCCTTTAGTTGCTGTTGTTTTCTGGATGCCTGGTCAGTCGAGTAGCGGGGAAACTATGCTTTAGTTTTCTTCTTCAGCAAAGTCCTAGAACCGGCTATGCCTTATTCAATTATTAGCTTCAGCATTATGCTTCGAGTGGCTATGCCATATTCTCTAATTAGCTTCGGCGGTGTCATATGACTGGCTATTCCATATTGGTTTATTAGCTTTAGAAGTATCCTGTGACTGGCTATGCCATATTCCTTCCTTTTTTTTTGGTGTATGCAGAATCCTAGTACTGGCTGTGCCATATTATCAGTTAGTTGATACTTTCGGTTCTTACTTTATGTGGTATGAACTTCTCAAACGTGAATACCAATTGCTAATTTTGTGAGTGAAAGAGCTTTTTTTGGAAACAGTTATATCACAAACCATAAGCATGAGGTATTTTGCTAGGATGGTCCAGCTTAGGCTGTGTTAGGTCGACCTCCTTCGGCGCTCGATAGAAGCGCGTTGTATGTTTCTTTAAACTCttctccttaatacaatgatacgcaaatcttttacgtattcgagaaaaaaaaagtggAACGGATGGAAAAACAAGGTCTCTCTTATTTTGTTTGCTGTAATAAAAGAAGCAAAGTGCACAGGCCATGTTAATAAGTGTAGACCTTTTGACTGATTATTTACTCTCTTCAAATCTGTAAAGGGAGTTCTATAGCACTATGAAAAGCTTTTAATGTTCGTCTGTTAGATAACCTGAGTTTCTCTGCAGAAGTGCAACAGCTCAACCTTTCACCATGGATAAACATTCTCATTAATAATTTTGCCTATCATGTGATTTGTTCACCTTATTAGATGAGGGCAAACAATTCATTCTGAATCCTTAGCGGTCTGGTATTCAAGTGAAACCGTTTGGACATTTGTGCTGTTTATGAATTTAACCTTGGGCTGTATTAAATATTATGGCAGAGAGATATGATTTGGATGTCAGCTCACTTATAAGCATGTTGGTCAGCAAGCCATAGTAGACGCTAGTCCCGTGTTACGTGAAAGTTACTGAGAAAACATTGTGTAAGCACTAAGCAGCAGATTGATCTACACTGTTTCACTTAACAGTCAGAGCATCTTTTGTAAGCCAGCAGAAGTCATTTTAAAAAATCTTCAGAAATAATTAGTTACTCTTGTACAATCGAATAATTTATCTATATTGGATAAAGAATATTAACGATTTGGTGGGTAGAAAGCAAATCTTTTGATAATGAATACTTGGAATGTTAGTAACGGCAGTTCTCTGATTCTCCCACTTGGTGAAGGAACTTCCCTTGGCATGACTTCATGAAAACTTGAATGAGGTGCTCCCACATGAGAACTGGACTAGATCAAGTAAAAATTGAGCCTTTCTGGCTGAATCAACATGTGGAAAGTGGAAACTATATTGATGATTTTGCCTGCATTCACAACATAAGCAACATGTActtgcacatgcatgcatgtgttgaTCCGAACATAAGTATGCAAATCGTCACGGACATGATATATTCCTTCTGTCATCTATTTGAAGGGTGTCTGCGTCTATTCTGCTAGCTTCGTCAGTTTCTCAGTTTGCATTTCAAAATTCAAACTGGGAATCGTGCAATAGCATATTGTATTTTCTGTCTGAGACCCCTTGGTTGATTATgctggaaacttactgtgttgtcATATTGTCCTACACATTGGAACTTTTCCCGTGCAAATTCTCTGTTTTGCAATCCATGCCTGTCGTTCTTACTTGCTGaatggaatttgttattttcattTTTGCTAACAGATAAGGATATAGCTCCAAAAACTGTTAATGACTTGAAGCTTATCAATGCTGGAAGGATATTGGAGAATAACCGGACACTTGCAGAGTCCCGTGTTCCAGTAGGAGAGGTTCCAGGAGGTGTAATTACAATGCATGTGGTAGTGCGACCTCCACAAGCTGACAAAAACAGTGGTATTGCCGACAATTTCAGCCCTTTGTTCATAACATTTTCTTAGTTCCTATGACAAATAACTTGAATTCTAGTTCCATATATTTAATCGAAGTGTTCGTCATGATCAACTCTTGTGCTGGAAACATACTGCTCCCATTCTTGTGGCAGTGAATGCATCTAGGGATGGATCTCTGTTATCCAAATATCACAGCCTGAAAGATATTTCCAGTTACTTCATGGGAATTTAAACCTTTAGTTTCAGTAATTTTTTTCACAATACATTGCAGGTCAAATACCTGTATTCGAGTTATGAGCTGAGCTGCTTATATATGGGAGTAATTTTCTCATGTGTACGTGTACCtacaatgtgtgtgtgtgtgcactaTCACCACCACTAATGATGCCCAGAGATGCAAACTTTCGAACACACAAACCATGACACAACCTTCTAATAATTTTCAATGCAGCAAGTCTTGAGGTGCTTAGGTTTCTTTAGATAGAAATTGTGCCTACATGAGCATTTAGTTAATGTGGTGGAATGTTTGGGTGGTGATAGTGCGATACGTGGCCACAAGCATACTAAGTAACTTCTGTTTGTGGTTTAATCTGATTTTGACTATGATACTGAAAGCTATTGTGATTTTCTTTTGGCACTTGTGAACATACCTCTAACATGTCGTTCACCTATACTTTTCCAGAGAAGCAGCTTGCCAATTCCCCCAAGCAGAACAGATGTGGATGCACCATTCTCTGATAAGACGCCTGCTTGTTGCTGTACAATCTGTGTAGTCCTAGGATTTTGTATCTGctttgctgtgttcacacaagcgTGAATTCATTTTGATATCCAATTCTTGAAGCCATTCGAATCCCAGAAACATACACACTGAAAATCCATCAAATACGAAGATTTCTGGAGGCTGAATTTGGATCGCCTTGTTCTAGAGTGGAGGATTGGATGCTTCCTGCTGTATAAATTGTGTTGTCAAAACTGAAAAaagctctttttcttttttcttttctgctaTGTTGACTTTATATCGATTCTTTTTAGCTCGGTTGATTTGTCTTGTGTAACAGAAATATTGTACTCAGATATATGTAActtgcaaaaggagtaatgtatgGTGTTATGGTAAAGGGGAAACAAAGAGGTGAAAAGAGGATGGCTGTGCAATGGTTTTACATTTGATTATTTGGTGAACCTGAGCTTACCGTGCATGCAGTAGATGAAGGAGCAGTGATGAACGTGCATACACAATTTGCTCTGATTCATACTTGCATCTGCACACAATTTTTAGTGTTTGCTTGCCATATCTTATTACTTATTAGTCTTTGCATAGCCGTGCTTCGACAAGCATATATCCTAATTACTTCTAATATTTATAGTAATTATGACATTTTCAATGTTTCTACCTTAAAATAAAGGCCCTgtttgcttctcttataatctgtctttttcagcttgttttttcagccggaacagtgtttttctctcccaataaatcagctagaacaatgtttcggcttgtttttcagcgaagcaaacgggGCCAAAATATACACACAAAATTAGGAAAGTGTTGTAACTTTAGGGGAAAAGAATGTGCTatcttaaaataaaatgtttcaaCTTAAGATGatttttttcttataaatttaAAACATGTTGTAGCTTCCTGAAGAAAATATTCTAGTTTTATGGCCAAAGTGTTCCATATTTAGGAAATTTATTGCAACATCTTGAGAAATCATGTTCTAACATCACGAGACCAAAATTCCACCATTACATGAAAAGAAGTTATAAATTTGAGATAAAAATTCTATGACATATTTATGTGAAATacaaaattataaaattaattataacACAAATTTAAAAAGACCGGTAAGAAATTTTGCCCTAGACCAGTGGCAAAAAATGAAAAAATGCTTCAGTAGTGGATCTGCAAAAGGTAGAAATGATTATTAATACATAAGATACTCCCTCAAGCAGAAATAAATTGGAGGCCTCCCATTGCCTCTGTCACTGTTCACCATGACAACAAACATTGCATGTCATGTAGCTACACTGTTCAACAATTTTTAGTACATGTTGTTCACGTGAAAAAAAAAACGGCACAGCAGAGCGCGACTCCCGTGCTAATATACCTAGTCACCAATTGATACGGTGGTATTGCCTTACCGCCAAATAAACTGCCATAACTATCTTTGACGTTTGAACCAACAATGTTCGGGCAACATACGTTAAAAAAGCATAACCTTTTTATATACATGAGTTTTAGATGGAgacaatttttttataaaaattataTAGCTCGACGAGATTTACAACTCCGTAGTTTATAACTTTGCTGTCTAAAGCTATCTTGATGCTAAAATAGTCGATACAATCATCAGATCTACCAATGTACATTTGAGACTTGTATCGATTATTTTGGCACTAATATGACTTTTTTTACATATAAAAATAAAGTTTATATGACAATTGTAGAGGCCAATGAAATCTACAAAATTTTAGTTCATTATGTTTTCATTTGGAGTTATCTTAGTCCGAAATATTCGATGCAGGTTTCTGATCTGAGCATTGTACTGTATCAATTATTTAGACATCAAAATGGTTTCAAACGGAAAACATATGAACTACAAAATTATAGATCTCCAAgctcaaaattttcaaataaaatttatccCCATCTAAGCTCATATAAAGAAATTgt encodes:
- the LOC136478079 gene encoding membrane-anchored ubiquitin-fold protein 3 isoform X2; protein product: MAGGKEPIEVRFRLFDGTDIGPTKYDPSTTVSSLKEFILARWPQDKDIAPKTVNDLKLINAGRILENNRTLAESRVPVGEVPGGVITMHVVVRPPQADKNKKQLANSPKQNRCGCTIL
- the LOC136478079 gene encoding membrane-anchored ubiquitin-fold protein 3 isoform X1, which codes for MAGGKEPIEVRFRLFDGTDIGPTKYDPSTTVSSLKEFILARWPQDKDIAPKTVNDLKLINAGRILENNRTLAESRVPVGEVPGGVITMHVVVRPPQADKNSEKQLANSPKQNRCGCTIL